Proteins encoded in a region of the Sparus aurata chromosome 6, fSpaAur1.1, whole genome shotgun sequence genome:
- the cfap57 gene encoding cilia- and flagella-associated protein 57: MATVVAQPHFIFGLRTDVSNNLCFFDEQTVVFPSGNNCVCYNTVQRTQRFIQGSEKSQGMRALAISANRRYLAVSECGGRATITVFDLQHEQGRKRKVLTAADTPVQEFVCMAFSPDSKYLIGQTGGPEWMLIFWLWEKQKVLATVKTTNSNNPVIQVSFNPYNNTQLCVCGTGVFKLFRYTEGALKQSSFAKVESINFLCHTWMKGERVIAGTDTGRLLVFESGDLRREISTASKAMQEQFDRQFEMKKIKDADTDKDPNAPRITAILSYSKGFASSLGSGTVCLFEKQEEDNYRRIREIRIPSDPYSSELSLAESQKIDTMCISPAEETLAISTDRGQLYSCSLSSLEMNKEAHAHFEFLSQSFHSKSITGLSVCIQKPLIATCSLDHSVRIWNYETKVLELYKEFQEEAYSIALHPTGLFILVGFSDKLRLMNLLIDDIRTFKEFTVRGCRDCAFSHGGHMFAAVNGNVIHIYSVTSFENILSLKGHNGKVRGIEWSLDDSRLVSCGMEGAVYEWNTQSGKRVSESVLNSCSYTDVAFSSDCKSILAVGTDLTLKEIQDCQVLREIPPDEEAHTVVAVSHSGRVVFTGTSSGTIRAIKYPLPLQKDWIMYQAHCGPVTKMVITFDHQFLLTVSADGCLLMWKIIDKEGRGLMSNRQIIHTEEILVTKSDLEEKTQNMLELKMRLEELQMENEYQLRLKDMNYNEKMKELSDKFTQQIESLKSHQQAMKTEIEKQECEHQKSSAEVTLNHSKELKDLELSCSQKLMVEHERYQDLQRKYERMQEDYEMQLKAAEESRVQGLKEQTQLYEARLQEKTQLLAQCQEDAQQQICDFKEIIKQVEQDEERKIHDIQIKYEKKLHTEKETNTNLKGETSIMTQKFYSLQRQIDDRCTDISKLKQERQRLLGLIRSLESDIEDLKRQISGHEKTNQDKDKTISSLKKKNQELEKLRFVLDFQLNELKKQTEPQQDDINEKKERIQKLEEELVQMDKSNTQLRLTVSDLRLKVKARNKEVHKEMQKVKDLETHLQRLKSDLHNCVGFIQEPMKLRDSVQMIYSRYVPQANGVESSMDEDIQSAFCRQRDHLERTVNSLRMRLAKSAEEHDRVYVKIMKENVTLISEINELRKELLSERTRVKEYKAQLATIKKSNKSRPNSQDGARKEPNHEQVN; the protein is encoded by the exons ATGGCTACTGTTGTTGCACAGCCCCATTTCATCTTCGGTCTGCGGACAGACGTGAGTAACAATTTGTGTTTCTTCGATGAGCAAACTGTTGTTTTCCCCAGCGGGAACAACTGTGTGTGCTACAACACCGTCCAACGAACGCAGAGGTTCATTCAAG GCTCAGAGAAAAGCCAGGGCATGCGCGCTCTGGCCATCAGTGCCAATCGGCGTTACCTGGCAGTGTCAGAGTGTGGCGGGAGGGCCACCATCACAGTGTTCGACCTGCAGCATGAGCAGGGCAGGAAGAGAAAGGTCCTGACTGCAGCTGACACGCCTGTTCAAGAGTTTGTGTGCATGGCTTTCTCTCCTGACTCCAAGTACCTAATAGGCCAAACAGGTGGTCCAGAGTGGATGCTAATCTTCTGGCTGTGGGAAAAACAGAAAGTCCTGGCAACAGTGAAGACCACTAACTCAAATAACCCTGTTATCCAG GTCAGCTTCAACccttacaacaacacacagctgtgtgtgtgtgggactggTGTGTTCAAGCTGTTCCGCTACACAGAGGGAGCGCTGAAACAGAGCAGCTTCGCCAAGGTGGAGTCCATCAACTTCCTGTGTCATACCTGGATGAAGGGGGAGCGTGTCATCGCCGGGACAGACACAGGCAGGCTTCTGGTGTTTGAGTCTGGTGACCTGCGAAGGGAGATTAGCACGGCTTCTAAAGCCATGCAGGAACAGTTTGACAG ACAATTTGAGATGAAAAAGATCAAAGACGCTGACACGGACAAAGATCCCAATGCACCTCGCATCACAGCAATTCTGTCCTATTCCAAGGGCTTTGCAAGCTCTCTGGGCTCCGGCACAGTCTGTCTTTTTGAAAAGCAAGAGGAGGACAATTACAGAAGAATCAGGGAGATACGG ATACCTTCAGACCCATACAGCAGCGAGCTGAGCCTGGCTGAGAGCCAGAAGATTGACACCATGTGCATCAGTCCAGCAGAGGAGACTCTGGCCATCAGCACAGACAGAGGACAGCTGTACAGCTGCAGCCTGTCCTCTTTGGAGATGAACAAG GAGGCACACGCACATTTTGAGTTCCTGTCGCAGTCCTTCCACTCTAAGTCCATCACTGGTTTGTCTGTCTGCATTCAAAAGCCCCTCATAGCCACCTGCTCTCTTGACCACTCTGTCCGCATCTGGAACTATGAAACAAA AGTGTTGGAGCTGTACAAAGAGTTCCAGGAGGAGGCGTACAGCATTGCTCTGCACCCCACCGGCCTTTTCATCCTGGTGGGCTTTTCAGACAAACTCAGGCTGATGAACCTGCTCATCGATGACATCCGCACCTTCAAGGAGTTCACTGTGCGCGGCTGCAGAGAT TGTGCTTTTAGCCATGGCGGCCACATGTTTGCAGCTGTCAATGGGAATGTCATCCACATCTACTCCGTCACTTCTTTTGAGAACATCCTCAGTCTGAAGGGCCACAATGGAAAG GTGCGTGGCATTGAATGGAGCCTGGACGACAGCCGGCTAGTGTCATGTGGGATGGAGGGCGCAGTGTACGAGTGGAACACACAGTCGGGCAAGCGTGTCTCTGAGAGCGTCCTCAACTCGTGCAGCTACACAGATGTTGCCTTCTCTTCAGACTGCAAGAGCATCCTGGCTGTGGGGACAGACCTCACACTGAAGGAAATCCAGGACTGTCAG GTCCTGAGGGAGATTCCTCCTGATGAGGAAGCACACACTGTCGTGGCAGTGTCTCACTCTGGGAGAGTTGTGTTCACCGGGACATCCAGTGGAACTATAAGAGCCATCAAATACCCGTTACCACTCCAGAAGGACTGGATCATGTACCAGGCCCACTGTGGCCCTGTCACCAAG ATGGTGATCACATTTGACCATCAGTTCCTGCTGACAGTGTCTGCAGATGGCTGTCTGCTGATGTGGAAGATCATCGATAAGGAAGGCAGAGGACTGATGAGCAACAGGCAGATCATCCACACTGAAGAGATCCTCGTCACCAAGTCAGACCTGGAGGAGAag ACGCAGAACATGCTGGAGCTGAAGATGCGTTTGGAAGAGCTGCAGATGGAGAATGAGTACCAGCTCCGTCTGAAGGACATGAACTACAATGAGAAGATGAAAGAGCTTTCTGACAAGTTTACCCAGCAAATAGAATCTCTAAAATCACACCAACAG GCCATGAAGACTGAAATAGAGAAGCAGGAGTGCGAGCACCAGAAGAGTTCTGCGGAGGTCACGCTGAATCACTCAAAAGAGCTGAAGGATTTAG AGCTGTCCTGCAGCCAGAAGCTGATGGTGGAGCACGAAAGGTACCAAGATCTTCAGCGAAAATATGAAAGAATGCAAGAAGACTATGAGATGCAGTTAAAGGCTGCGGAGGAGAGCAGAGTCCAAGGCCTGAAGGAGCAGACGCAGCTCTATGAGGCCAGACTGCAGGAGAAGACTCAGCTGCTGGCTCAG TGTCAGGAGGATGCGCAGCAGCAGATCTGTGATTTTAAAGAGATCATAAAGCAAGTAGAGCAGGATGAGGAGCGGAAGATCCATGACATCCAAATCAAGTATGAGAAGAAACTCCACACTGAGAAAGAGACCAACACGAACCTGAAAGGAGAAACTAGTATCATGACGCAAAAG TTCTACAGTCTGCAGAGACAGATTGATGACAGGTGCACAGACATCAGCAAGCTGAAGCAGGAGCGGCAGAGGCTGCTGGGGTTGATCCGCTCCCTGGAGAGTGACATCGAGGACCTGAAGCGGCAGATCTCTGGACACGAAAAGACCAACCAGGACAAG gataagACCATCTCCAgcttgaagaagaagaaccaggaACTTGAGAAGTTGAGGTTTGTTCTTGACTTCCAGTTAAATGAGTTGAAGAAACAGACTGAGCCTCAACAAGATGACATCAACGAGAAGAAGGAGCGCATCCAAAAG CTAGAGGAGGAGCTGGTGCAAATGGACAAGAGCAACACTCAGCTGAGGCTCACTGTCTCTGACCTGAGACTCAAAGTGAAGGCCAGAAACAAGGAGGTGCATAAGGAGATGCAGAAG GTGAAAGATTTGGAGACACATCTGCAGCGGCTCAAGTCAGACCTCCATAATTGTGTTGGCTTCATACAGGAGCCGATGAAACTAAGGGACAGCGTGCAGATGATCTATTCCCGCTATGTGCCGCAGGCTAATGGG GTGGAGTCTAGCATGGATGAGGATATTCAGAGTGCGTTCTGTCGCCAGCGTGATCACCTGGAGAGGACTGTTAACAGTCTGAGGATGAGGCTGGCCAAATCTGCCGAGGAGCATGACAGAGTCTATGTCAAGATCATGAAG GAGAATGTGACTCTGATCTCTGAAATCAATGAGCTGCGCAAGGAGCTGCTTTCAGAGAGGACTCGGGTCAAAGAGTACAAAGCTCAGCTGGCCACAATCAAGAAGTCCAACAAGTCCCGCCCTAACTCACAAGATGGAGCCAGAAAGGAGCCTAACCACGAACAGGTCAATTAA